The genomic DNA CACCAAGCTCAAAGCGAACAAGCTGAAGTGCCCTGCCATTGGCCTTTCCCAAATTCTTGACCTGAACACCTTTGGCAAGCTTGGAGTCTTGCCAAGGCACGGCGCGGCTGTCGGTAAAGATGAACTTCGGCTCGACGCGATAGTTCATGGTGCGCTCTCCTCCGGTTCAGAAGCTGGCTGCGGGTCCAGCGGCGCCCTGTTCGCCGTGAATCAACCGCCAGTGGGGCGCAGAAGCGGTCCAGACATCGCAGGGTGCTTGCCATCGTCCCACAGGTGCGAAGGAATCGGCTGCTCAGGCAGGCAGTTTGGCTGACGCAGCCTCAAGGGTGAGGTGCAAGTGACTGGCCAGCATGGCGCAGGCGCCGTCAGCATCGCCGCCGAGAGTTCGCTCCATCAATTTCCGGTGCTCATTCATAAAATCCTCTGGGCTAGCCACACCGCGCATGGTGAACAGGCGGTACCGCTTCGCCTGATCGTAGTAGAGGCTATGCAGGTCAAGTAGCCGGGGGAGCCGCAGCCGGCCAGCAGCGCGGTGTGAAACGCCTTGTGGGCAGGCTCATAGGCCCCCTCGGACTGCTGAGTTTCCGTGCCAAGCCGCTGCGCGGTACGTTCCAGCCTGGCGAACGCGGCGATCAGGCCAACCTCCCACTCATCGTCGCCGAGTTCGATTGCCTGGCGTAGCGCCGCGGTTTCTATGGTAGTCCGCACCAGGGTGATGTCGCGCAAGTCCGCCAGTGAAACCGGCGTGACGCGAAACCCGCGGCGGGTCTCGTTGCGCACGAAGCCAAGCGAGCACAGCCGCGAAAGCGCCTCGCGCAGCGGCGTTGCGCCCATCTGATAGGTCTGCCTGAGTTTGGCAATCAGGAGCTTCTGGCCTGGCGCAAGGGTGCCGGCGAGGATGTCGTCGACCAGCCGGCTCACCGCGACCTCGGTCAGCGTGTCTTCGTCGGTAAGGCCTTCTATGGTGGATTCATCGAGCATGGCGCTATCGTCGCTGAAGTCAGTTCTATATGTCAACTTGCTTTTTATCGATAAAAATATAAACTACCGACAAAATGGCTCGTTACAAGAGCCCAAGAAAACCCAGAGAACCATCAACCTGGCTCGCCAGCGTGCCTGCGAGCCGACCAGGAGACACTTTCAATGCGCCAAAGACGCTTCGTCGATCTGTCGGTCACGCTAGAAAACGGCGTGCCGTCGGATCCGCCCCCGCTGCTTCCCAAGATCTCCTACTTGGATCACAAGACCGGGGCGGCGCAGCTTGCCGCCATGTTCCCTGGCCTGGATCCGAGCCAGTTGCCGGACGCCGAGGGCTGGGCCGCCGAGGACCTGCAAATCACCACCCACAGCGGCACGCACATGGATGCACCCTGGCACTACGCCTCTACCATGGACGGCGGCCGCCGCGCGATCGGCATCGACGAGCTGCCGCTGGCGTGGTGCTTCGCGCCCGGGGTCAGGCTGGATTTCCGCGACAAGCCGGACGGCCACGTCGTCACCGCCGCGGAAATGGCCGACGCCTTCATCGCCATCGGCCACGACGTCCAGCCCCTCGATATCGTCCTGGTCAATACCTCGGCGGGCGCTGCCTATGGCACGCCCGCCTACCTCGACAAGGGTTGCGGCATCGGCCGCGAGGCCACGCTGTGGCTGCTGCAGCGCGGCGTGCGCGTGGTGGGCACCGATGCTTGGAGCTGGGACGCGCCGTTCTCCTATACGCGCGAACGCTTCCAGGCAACCGGCGATGCCTCCCTGATCTGGGAAGGCCACAAGGCCGGGCGCGAGATCGGCTACGGCCAGATGGAAAAACTCGCCAACTTGGACAGCCTCCCCTACCGGCTTCACCGTCAGTTGCTTTCCCTACAAGATCAAAGCCGCGTCCGCCGGATTCGTCCGTGCCGTGGCCATTTTCGAGGACTGAGACCATGATCCTGGCAACCTTTGCCGATGCCCGCCACCATGCCGCGATTGGCCACGTGGATCGCGCCGGACAGCGCATCCTCGCGCTGCGCGCCGCCGCGCTGGCGCTTGAGCTACCGGACGAATGCCTGACTGACATGCTGTCCCTGATGCGCTCCGGGCCTGTGGGAATGGCCAGGGCGCGGGAGGTGCTGGCGCGCACGCCGGACGACAGCAAGCTCTGGATTCCCCTCGCCGCAGTGCAACTGCTGGCCCCGGTGCCCGTGCCCGAGCAGATGCGCGACTTCTCCGTATTTGAGCGGCACATGAAGCAGGCAGGTGCCGCCATTGCCAGGCTGCGTGCCGCGCGCACCGGCGACACAGCCCCGCTGCCCACGCCGGACCAGATCCGCCTGCCTGAGGTCTTCTACACGCAGCCGCTCTACTACAAGGCCAACCGCTTCAGCGTGGTGGGCCCGGAAGCGGAAATCCGCTGGCCGCGCGCCTGCAGCCGCCTGGACTACGAAGTCGAGTTCGGCATCTTCATCGGCAAGGCCGGGCGCGACATCCCGCCCGAGCGGGCCATGGAGCACGTGTTCGGTTTCACACTGCTCAACGATTTCAGCGCGCGCGACCTGCAGGAACAGGAAATGGCCGGCCCCTTCGGCCCTGCCAAGGGCAAGGACTTCGATACCGGCAATGCCATGGGCCCGTGGATCGTGACGCCGGACGAACTGCCCAACCCTTACTCTCTCGCCATGATCAGCCGTATCAACGGCGTCGAGCGCTCGCGCGGGGACAGCGCCGCCATGGTGCACCGCTTCGAGCAGATGATCGCCCACGTATCGCGCGACGAAACCCTGCATCCCGGAGAGTTCATGGGCTCGGGCACCGTCGGCAACGGCAGCGGCCTGGAGCGCGACGAATGGCTGGCTGACGGCGACCTCGTCGAGATCGAGATCCCCCAGATCGGCATGCTGCGTAACCGCGTCCGCCGCTAGCGCCAGCCCCCTTTTTCAAGTCTGGAACACCCATATCGCCGCGCAGCCGGCGAGGAGACAACTCATGCCTGAAAATGCCGCAGCCATCGCGTCCGGCGGGTCCACTGCTCCCACCACGATACCCGCCGCGCCACCCCCACGACCGGGCACCGCTACCCATCCACCCCGGCGGCCTGGTACCTGGTTGGCGTACTGGTCGTCGCCAGCGTGTTCTCCTTCATCGACCGGCAGATCCTCACCCTGCTGATCCAGCCCATCCGCGCCGACCTTCATATCAGCGACACCGAGATCAGCCTGTTGCAGGGCCTGGCCTTCACCATCTTCTACTCCGTGCTGGGACTGCCGCTGGGCCGCTATGCGGATCGCGGGCACCGCCGCAACATGATCGTCGGCGGGCTGGTGGTGTGGTCGATGATGACCATCAGCTGCGGGCTGGCGCACAACTACACGCAATTGTTCCTGGCCCGCATCGGCGTGGGTGTGGGCGAGGCCGCGCTGGCGCCGGCGGCGTACTCCCTGATCTGCGACGCGTTCCGCCCGCAACGGCGCGGCGCCGCGCTCGGTGCGTACAGCAGCGCGATCTATCTCGGCATCGGCATGTCGATCGTGGTGGGTGGCATGGTGATCGCCCTGATCAAGGGAGCGGACGCGGTCACGCTGCCGCTGCTGGGCGAGGTGCGCTCCTGGCAGGCCTCATTCATCTACGTGGGGCTGTCCGGGCTGCTGGCCGTGCCGCTGCTGTTGACGGTGCGCGAACCCGCGCGCGACTCGGTCATGCACGCCCGCCAGCAACCGCCTCTGCGCGCCGGCTGGGATTACGCCAGGCAGCACAGCAAGGCGTTCACCGCGCAATTGCTGGGCTACGCCTTCCTTGCGATGGCAGCGTATGCATTCGGCTCGTGGATTCCCACCTTCTTCATCCGCAATCACGGCTGGCTGGCGAGCCAGGCCGGGATCCAGTACGGCCTGGCCGTCAGCCTGTTCGGCACCGCCGGCGGCGTAGCGAGCGGCTGGCTTGCCGACCGGTTGCTGGCGCGCGGAAGAAGGGATGCGCGCATCGCCATTACCCTGCTGGTGCCGCTGGCCTGGATCCCGCTGGTGCTGGGCGCGGTCCTGGCCTCGAGCGCGGGCGCGGCGCTTGTGCTTGCGGGCGCCGCCGCGGGCTTCAGCAGCATGGCCAACAGCCTGGGGCCCACCACCATCCAGGACATCGTGCCGCCCTGGCTGCGCGGCCAGGCCACGGCGGTGTTCTTCTTCGTGATCAACCTGGTCGGCCTGAGCGTGGGGCCCACCGCGGTGGCACTGGTCACCGATCACGTCTTTCATGCCGACGCCATGATCCGCTACGCCATTCCCACCGTGGTGGTCCCGTCCATCGCGCTGGGCTGGCTGCTGCTGGCCTGGGGCCGGCGCGCCTACGTCGCGGCTTGCTAGCGCACCGAGGCACTGAGGTACCAACGCACCAAGGGGCCGGTCCTGCGCCCTTCGTCGTATCCATCCGGCAAAGCAGGCAGACCACATAGAACCGAACGGTTCAATAACGAGGAGACAGACAAGATGAGGATCATTGTGGAACGCCCCAGGCATGTCCTGGCAGGCGTAGCGGCAGCCTGCGCGCTTTGCACGGCTCACGCCCAATCGAGCGTCACGCTGTATGGCATCGTGGACGCGTATGTGGCGCGCAGCGTCACGCCAGGCACGGCGAGCAGTACCGCGCTGCTGGGCTCCGGCGGCATGGCCACCTCCGTCTGGGGCCTGCGTGGCAAGGAAGACCTCGGCGGCGGCCGCTCCGCGCAATTTGTGCTGGAGAGCTTCTTCCGGCCGGACACCGGTGCCGCCGGCCGCGTCGCTACCGACCCCTTGTTCAGCCGCAACGCCTATGTGTCCCTGCTGGACGACAACCTGGGACAATTGCGCGTGGGTCGCATCACCAACCCCTACTTCCTCGCCGCGATCCGCTCCAACCCGTTTGCGGATTCCACCACCTTCGCTCCCGTCCTGTTGCAGAGCTATATCCCCAACGGCAGCCTGAACCCGTCCATTACGGGCGACACGAGCTGGAACAACACGGTCTCGTACACCACGCCGGAACTCGGCGGCGTATCGGCTTCGGCCATGTACAGCTTCGGAGAAAAAGCCGGCGACACGTCGAAGAACAAGTTCGGCTTCAACGCACTCTACATCGCAGGCAAAGTGGTCGCGGTAGCGTCATATATCCAGCTCCGCTTCAACGCTACGCCGGACGGCGATGTGAACGTGCCGCCCGGCTTCGGCAAGCAGCAGGCTTTCCTGGCCGGCGGCAGCTATGACTTTGGCTTTGTGCGGGCCTTTGCCCAGTACCAGCGCATCACCACGGACGCGACCACCGATGTGCGCCGCAACGGCGGCCAGGCAGGCGTATCGATCCCGCTCGGGCGCGGCTCGGTGCTTGCCTCGTATGCCTACATGCGCTCAACGGTGGGCAATGCGCCGCAGTCGCGCAACACGTGGACCGTTGGCTACGATTTCAACCTGTCCAAGCGGACCGACCTCTACGCGAACTACCTCTCGGACCGGGCCAGCGGCGTCTCTTCGGGATCGCTGGCGGCGATTGGCATGCGGCATCGATTCTGAGGCACAGCGCCCCCTCCTGCTCACAAGAATCCAAACACAATCCACAATGCACAGTACAAGAAAGAAGGGAGACGAGACATGACAACCCGCCGCCAATTCGTGCATCACCTGAGTCACGCGGCCATGCTGGGCGCGCTCGGCGCGCCGCTGGCCGGACGCGCGCAAACGCCGGCCATGGTCAGGCTGGTCAGCGGCTTCCCGCCCGGGGGCACCGCCGATGCGCCCGCCGTGTGGCCGACAAGCTGCGCGGCGGCTACGCCGCGCAGGGCGCCTACGTGGAGAACAAACCCGGCGCAGGTGGACGCATTGCCATCGACAACGTCAGGCTGGCCGCCGACGATGGCTCGGTGCTGCTGGTGACCCCGCACTCGATGCTGTCCATCTATCCCCACACCTATCCCAAGCTGTCATACCGGCCGTTCGACGACCTGGCGCCGGTATCGCTGGCCGCCACCTTTTCCCTCGCGCTGGCGGTGGGCCCGGGCGTGCCGGCCAGCGTGCGCGACCTGAAAGACTTCATTGGGTGGTGCAAGGCCAATCCGCAAGCGGCCAGCTATGGCTCGCCGGCGGCCGGCTCGATCCCACACTTCATGGGGGTGCTGCTGGAAAAGGCCTCGGGCGTGGAAATGCGGCATATCCCATACCGTGGCTCGGTGCCCGGCGTGCAAGACATGCTGGGCGGGCAGATACCGGCCATGATGACGCCACTCGGCGATTGCCTGCCACACCTCAAGAGCGGCCGCGCCCGCGTGCTGGCCACCTCGTCCCCGACGCGCTCCCGCTTCACGCCGGATTGCGCCACCTTTGCCGAGCAGGGCTATCCCGCCATCCGCTTTGGCGAGTGGTATGCATTCTTCGCCCCGGCCAGGACGCCGCGCGCAACGATGGATGCCGCCGCGGCGGCCATCGGCCAGGCGCTCAGGCAGCGTGACGTGATTGACAGCCTAGCCACCTTCGGACTGGAGGCCGGCGGCTCATCGCCGGCTGAGCTGGGCAAGATGCTGAGGACCGAGTACGAGCGGTGGGGCCCCATCGTGAAGCAGATCGGCTTTACCGCAGAGTCCTGACCTGCCAGCAATGCGGTACGGGGCGCGGCACGTGTGGCGGCCCATGCATCGACCGAAGCGCCTTGCTGCGTCAATTCGGTCGGCCCCACGGAGGGAAGATAAGCAGCCCACGAAACGGCACCGGGGCATTCGCTCAATGCAATGTTGCGCCCCGCCAACACATGCCCTCACCACACGCAAGCTATTGCAAGCTATTCGCGACTTTTGCAGGACGGCGCCGGGCTTTGTCCCCCGGTTGTCCCAAGCCAGCCCGCCTCGCCTTTCGAAGAGAAGGGAAAACCCCTGAGTAGCGAGGAAAGCTTGGCCCGCCCTACACGATTCGAACGTGTGACCGCTCGCTTAGAAGGCGAGTGCTCTATCCAACTGAGCTAAGGGCGGACAGGAGGAACTGCTGAAATGCTGAAGACTTGGCATGCTGCTGAACGCTTAGCATGCGAAGCCCGATATTCTACCTCAGCCCCGCGTCTGATCCTACCGCGTCGGCACGCTGCCTGATACAGCCCGGCTCAAGATGCCTGCGAAATCCGCATTCGCGGCGGCGTCGCCATGCCGGCAAGCCGTTCAATGGGCTGCGTGGACACACAGTTGCGCCCCATGGTCTTGGCATCGTAGAGGGCATTGTCGGCACGGCGCATGAGAGTATCGGCCCCCTCTCCCGGCAGCCGCTCGGCCATGCCGATGCTTACCGTGTAAGAAATCGCATCCGGCTCGGATGGACATGGGGTGGTGCGCACCAGCGCGCTCAGGCGCAGGCTGATCGCCCGGCCCTGGTCCAGCGCGGTGCCGGGCATCACGATGCCAAACTCTTCCCCGCCCAGCCGGCCGACGAAATCGTCCGCGCGCACGGACTTGCGCAGCAGGCCGCTGAAATGGCGCAGCACGCTGTCGCCGGCCAAATGGCCGTAGAGATCGTTGATGGCCTTGAAATGATCCAGGTCGATGAACGCCACGGTCAGCGGGCGTTGCTGGCGGTCCGCTTGCTTGCAGGCCTCTTCCAGCGCCTCCCAGTAGGGTCCGCGCGACAGTACGTCGGTCAGGTCGTCATAGCTGGCACGGCGCTCCAGACGCCGGCGCAGGCTATCGTGGGCAAGCAGCGCGAAGCTCACGGCCAGGCTGACAATGCCAAAGGCGTGCAGGATGGTGAACGATTCCCGGGGCGGCCGCTTCGCCAGCCAGGCGAGGCCAGCGGGCAGAAGCGTGAGGTCGATGGCTTGATAGAGGCCCATGGCCGCGCAAGCGAGCGCGATCAGCCCAAGCGACAGCGCTGCCAGGCGGCCGGTGCCGCGCTTGGCGCGCACTTGCGGCGCCACTACGCGCAGCAACCCCAGCGGAAGATAGATATTGGCCAGGATAAAGACGAGCGCCGGCTCCGTCGGCGACACGCCCGCCCAATCGAAGTAGGCGGCATTGGCCAGTACCGCCAGGTTCAGCAGGCAGAGCGCAAGCGCGCCCCGCGCTTGCCGAAGAAGCGGCGCGTGCCATAGACCATCAAGGACAAGGCCGCCGTCATGCCCAGATCCACCAGATTGAGCGTAAGCCATTCCGGCAGATAGTCCTGCGCAGCGAGCAAGACGGTGGCTGCGGTGACCAGCAACGCACCCGCCACCCAAGAGTTCAAACCGGCGCGGCCCATGCCGGGTGCGCGCTGCAAGACTGCGAACACCACCGCCATCTGCAGCCCGAATAGGCCCGCGACCAGCACACTAACCTGCGACTGAAACATGATTTCCCCGTCCAACTTGGCAGGCGGCGTTCCGTCACGCCACCATGCGCCCCGGGACCCGCGCGGACCCGAGGTTTTCGCCATACTTTCTTTTTAAGCTTCCGACCGTCTTCATGCGCCCCGGCGGACAGGGGCCGGGCCTCGCGATCGTGGCGAGGGCACTCTTATTCTCATGTTCGGCGCCAGTCCCGCTAGCGGCCCGGATTGCCTCTGCGCCTGACCGGGCGCAGGGCCTGGCCGCTGCGGTGTGCGGATTATGTCAGCGCTTGCGACCAAGTCAAGCGAACCCTTCTATCCATCAAACCCAGCGACGATGCCCACACCGGCCGGCGCTTCGCTTGGCCGATGCAAAAGTAAAATTTGACCCTGGCCCTGCCGCCGGGCTACAATCCGACGCTTCGGGGCGTAGCGCAGCCTGGTAGCGCATCTGATTTGGGATCAGAGGGTCGCATGTTCGAATCATGTCGCCCCGACCAGTATTTAGCAACAAGATCAAAGGCTTAGACCGTAGGGTCTAAGCCTTTTTTGTCGCCTCATTTTGTCCGGGCCTGTTCTGGCCGACGCGGCCACCCTACTTTGATTGCGACGCAGCGACCCAATGGCAATGCCATGAATATGGGATGCCCTGCACGCTTGAAACGCCCACACTGGCACAGGGCGGGTCCGCGAACCGCCCACACCACTTTTTAGCCCGCAACCCACCCGGCGGCGGGCTTTTTCTCGTGTTTTCGTCGCCGTATCCGGGTAGGGCGAGCGTGCGCGCGCCATGCCTCAAATGCACACCCATGATATAATCGCACGTTAGCCCGGGGTTTATGCAGCATGCCCTGTAACCGGGCGCCCTTGCCGAGGAATGCAGCCATCACACTGCAGCGCAGTATTCAGCGAACTGCGCAGCGCAGTTCGCTGCGCAGTTCGGCAAGTCACCGGGAACATCTTGCCCGCTTCATTGCCCCCGCGCCTATCACGGTAGCACGGCCGCATTAGCTTGGGCCGCAACCGGCAAGGCAATCGACCGGGCACTGACGCGCCCCTGGCGATTCCCTAACGTGGACCTTTTTGCACGCGCTTTTTTTGCCGTGCCGGTCCGGGTCAGCTTGCCTCCCGCAACTTCAAGGCGCAACCAAGCAAGCCGGCGCTTGTCACTGCTGGCACCCGGACCTCGCGAGCATGCAGGCATGCCTGCCGGCGCTCGCCTCACCGGATTTACCTAAATTCATGCAGCCCAAGGCTGCCGTAAAGGAAGAAGATTGGCTAAGGAAGAACTTATCGAATTTGGCGGTGTTGTCTCGGAAGCCCTGCCGGACAACCGTTACCGCGTGACGCTGGAAAACGGCGTGGAAATCTGGGCCTATGCCTCGGGCAAGATGCAGAAGCACCGCATCCGCATTCTGGCCGGTGACCGCGTGACGCTGGAAATGTCGCCCTACGATCTGACGAAGGGCCGCATTAACTTCCGCCATAAAGTCTGATCTTCTTCCACGCTCGTCGCCGCCGGCGAGCGTTGCGCTAAACCGCGCTCCAGGGCACCGCATCGCCGCGGTCCCGCCCTGGGAAACATCTGGCCATTGCCACCTGCAAGCATCGACAAGAACGATTCCACTGAAATAATCATGATGGCTATTCCATCCTGATGCCTCAGGCCTGGAGTTCTGGTCGATGCCGGTGGCTTGCCTGCCGTTGCTGCCCTCTCGTTTCACCCCAGGTTGCCACTGCTTCCGGCATGCATGGCTCGCCACATGCGCGTCATTCAGCCGTGCCATGCTGCATGCCCGCCCGGTGTTTGCCCGTCTTGCACGCACCTGAGCGCGTGGCCATACTCGAAACATCCCTTTTCCCATTAGCTTGAGCACACTGCTCTCATGAACCTGATCCTGTGGCGTCATGCCGAAGCCGAGGAGTTGTCTGGCGCGCTTGGCTTTTCCCGCAATGCCGACCTGCAACGCCCCCTGACCAGACGCGGGCATAAGCAGGCGGATGCCTCCGCAGCGTGGTTGCGCAGCCACCTGCCTCCCGTGACGCGGGTGGTCTGCAGCCCCGCCCTGCGCACCCGCGAGACCGCCGCTGCCCTGTGGGAGAACGCTGAGGTATTGCCCGAGCTTGCCCCGAGCGCCGATGTCAGCTCGGTGCTAGCCGCGATCGACTGGCCCCAAGGCGCGGAGCACACCGTGCTCGTCGGCCACCAGCCTTGGCTTGGCCGGCTTGCCAGCCTGCTGCTGGCGGGCTCGGAAATGAACTGGAGCGTGCGCAAGAGCGGCATCTGGTGGCTGTCGGGACGCACGCGCGAAAGCGAATCGCAGGTAGTGTTGCGCGCTGTCATCAATCCGGAATTTCTCTAGCTTTTTTGCACCCCGCACCCGCGCGGCCCGGCTTTCCGGGCCGCCGTCACGGAACCGTCACGACGGCTTCACGGCACTGTCACCTGCCCTCTCTACATTCAACCGCAACAGTTTCGTCACCGAAAGGACATACTGATGCGAGAGCTCCCGACGCCCACCCAGCCGTTGTTCGATTCCCTGCCCAGTGGCCTCTCAGGCCATTCGGCGCGGAGGCGTCTTCATCGCCAGCAACCTGCACAAGCACATGAACAAGCGCATGACCAGCCTGCTTTCAGCGTGGCGTGGGCGCGCCACCAGGATGAAGTAGAAGAAGCGCAGCGCCTGCGCTACAAGGTCTTCGCCGAAGAAATGGGCGCCAGGCTGAACCCGTCGAGGCCTGAACTTGACGTGGATATGTTCGACGCCTACTGCGATCACCTGATCGTGCGCGATACCGCCACGCTCAAGGTCGTTGGCACCTACCGCGTGATGGCACCCCATCAGGCCAAGCGCATCGGCTGCCTCTATGCCGAGTCGGAATTCGACCTGGTGCGCCTGGCTCACCTGAAGCCCAAGATGGTGGAACTGGGCCGCTCGTGCGTGCACCGCGACTACCGCTCGGGCAGCGTGATCATGGCGCTGTGGGGCGGCCTGGGCGAGTATCTGCAGCGCTGGGGCATCGAGTCGATGCTGGGATGCGCGAGCGTGCCGATGAGCGATGGCGGCCACTACGCGGCCAGCCTCTACCGGGTCTTTGCCGAGCGCGCCCTGGCGCCGATCGAGTACCACGCATTCCCGCGCCTGCCCCTGCCGATCGATGAGCTCAACCAGACGCTGGACGTAGAGCCGCCGGCGCTGATCAAGGGTTACCTGCGGCTAGGCGCGCGCATTTGCGGCATGCCGGCGTGGGATCCCGACTTCAACGTGGCGGACTTCCTCACGCTGCTGCGCGTCAACGACATGAACCCCCGCTATGCGCGCCACTTCCTTGGCCTGAACCGCGACGCCTGAGCCTGCACGGGCGCTCGCCGCCTGTATTGGCCTGAGCCGCTTGTCGAAACGGGGGCAGCCATCCGGCTGCCCCCGCGCTTTGCTCAGGCGTACACCACCTTGTAGCGCTTGCCGATGCGTTCCCACTCGTCGGCTTCCTGCGCGAGGCTGTACTCGACCAGCGGGTTGGCCTCGATCCAGGCCTTCGGCAGGCGCACCTCGAAGCCTTCGTCCAGCGCATCCGAACGCTGGCCCACGGTGATCTCGGGCAACGGCTCGTCGGCGCGGCGCCGGCACAGCACGAACGCCAGGCGCAGGCTGAAGAGCATCCGCCAATCGAGGAACTTGCCACTGCCGGAGAGCTTGCCGAGCTTGCCGGCATGCCCGAGCAGCAGCGTCGCCAGCCGTGCCTGGTCGGTCTTTGAGAAGCCCGGCATGTCGGCGTGCGTGGCGATATAAGCCGAGTGCTTGTGGTAGCCACTGTGCGAGATGGTCATGCCGATCTCATGCAGCCCGCCGGCCCAGCCCAGCAGCGCTAGGTTGTCGTCGCGGCGCTCATTGCGCGGCTCGGGAAACTGCGCCAGCAAGCCCAGCGCGGCCTGGCGCACGCGCTGGGCCTGCGCGCGGTCGACCCCATAGCGGCGCATGAACTGATCAACGGTGATGGTGCGCATGTCCTCGTGGTGCGTGCGGCCCAGCAGGTCGTAAAGCACGCCCAGGCGCAGCGCGCCGTCGGTGACGTCCATGCGATCGATGTCGAGCTCGGCGAACACGCCGAGCATGATCGACAGGCCACCGGGCAGCACGGGGATGCGGTCCGCCTTCAGGCCCACCAGCTTGACCCGGTTGGCGTTCTCCGCTTTGACCAGCGCGCGCTTGAGGCGCTCCAGCCCTTCGCGGGTGATGCCGTGCTCGGCCGGGTTGTCGTTCATGCCGTTGAGCTCGATCAGCTCGGCCAGCGCGCGCGCCGTGCCCGACGAACCCACCGCCTGCTGCCAGCCGGCAGCGCGGTACTGGCGTACCAGCACCTGGATCTCCCTGCGCGCGGCCAGTTCCGCCTGCTTCATCGCGTAGTCGTCGACGTTGCCGCTGGGGAAGAACTGGCGGCTGTGCGAGACGCAGCCGATGTAGAGGCTCTCCATCAGCTTGGACGTGTAGCCGCTGCCGATGATGAACTCGGTCGAGCCGCCACCGATATCGACCACCAGCCGGTTGCCCGCGCAGGCCGGCGCATCGTGCGAAGCGCCCAGGTAGATCAGCCGCGCTTCCTCGCGCCCGGCAATCACTTCAATCGGGAATCCCAGCGCATGCTCGGCCTCGATCAGGAATTCCGAAGCGTTCTTGGCTACCCGCAGGGTATTGGTCGCCACCGCCCGCACCTGGTCGGGGGAGAAATCGCGCAGGCGGTCGCCGAAACGCCGCAGGGCATCGATGCCGCGCCGGCGCGCCGGCTGGTCCAGGTACTTGTCCGGCGTCAGGCCCGCGGCCAGGCGCACCGGCTCGCGCAGCGCATCGACCTGGAATAGCTGGCTGGCCGGCCCGGATGCGGTCAGGCTTTCGTCCACCCGCCCGATCATCAGGCGGAAGCTGTTTGAGCCCATGTCGACGGCGGCCAGCAGGCGAGGGGTTTGGTTCATCGCGGTAGGGGAATGTGGGTAAAGGCCGCAAGCCGCGGCGTAAATAACGGTGTCGGGCAGTCAGGTTCGACCAACCATAGAAAATATGTCTTTATCATGTCTACATCGTGACAAAATCACATTGTCAT from Cupriavidus sp. D39 includes the following:
- a CDS encoding fumarylacetoacetate hydrolase family protein translates to MILATFADARHHAAIGHVDRAGQRILALRAAALALELPDECLTDMLSLMRSGPVGMARAREVLARTPDDSKLWIPLAAVQLLAPVPVPEQMRDFSVFERHMKQAGAAIARLRAARTGDTAPLPTPDQIRLPEVFYTQPLYYKANRFSVVGPEAEIRWPRACSRLDYEVEFGIFIGKAGRDIPPERAMEHVFGFTLLNDFSARDLQEQEMAGPFGPAKGKDFDTGNAMGPWIVTPDELPNPYSLAMISRINGVERSRGDSAAMVHRFEQMIAHVSRDETLHPGEFMGSGTVGNGSGLERDEWLADGDLVEIEIPQIGMLRNRVRR
- a CDS encoding GNAT family N-acetyltransferase, coding for MRELPTPTQPLFDSLPSGLSGHSARRRLHRQQPAQAHEQAHDQPAFSVAWARHQDEVEEAQRLRYKVFAEEMGARLNPSRPELDVDMFDAYCDHLIVRDTATLKVVGTYRVMAPHQAKRIGCLYAESEFDLVRLAHLKPKMVELGRSCVHRDYRSGSVIMALWGGLGEYLQRWGIESMLGCASVPMSDGGHYAASLYRVFAERALAPIEYHAFPRLPLPIDELNQTLDVEPPALIKGYLRLGARICGMPAWDPDFNVADFLTLLRVNDMNPRYARHFLGLNRDA
- a CDS encoding SixA phosphatase family protein encodes the protein MNLILWRHAEAEELSGALGFSRNADLQRPLTRRGHKQADASAAWLRSHLPPVTRVVCSPALRTRETAAALWENAEVLPELAPSADVSSVLAAIDWPQGAEHTVLVGHQPWLGRLASLLLAGSEMNWSVRKSGIWWLSGRTRESESQVVLRAVINPEFL
- a CDS encoding tripartite tricarboxylate transporter substrate-binding protein; protein product: MADKLRGGYAAQGAYVENKPGAGGRIAIDNVRLAADDGSVLLVTPHSMLSIYPHTYPKLSYRPFDDLAPVSLAATFSLALAVGPGVPASVRDLKDFIGWCKANPQAASYGSPAAGSIPHFMGVLLEKASGVEMRHIPYRGSVPGVQDMLGGQIPAMMTPLGDCLPHLKSGRARVLATSSPTRSRFTPDCATFAEQGYPAIRFGEWYAFFAPARTPRATMDAAAAAIGQALRQRDVIDSLATFGLEAGGSSPAELGKMLRTEYERWGPIVKQIGFTAES
- a CDS encoding GGDEF domain-containing protein, which produces MSPTEPALVFILANIYLPLGLLRVVAPQVRAKRGTGRLAALSLGLIALACAAMGLYQAIDLTLLPAGLAWLAKRPPRESFTILHAFGIVSLAVSFALLAHDSLRRRLERRASYDDLTDVLSRGPYWEALEEACKQADRQQRPLTVAFIDLDHFKAINDLYGHLAGDSVLRHFSGLLRKSVRADDFVGRLGGEEFGIVMPGTALDQGRAISLRLSALVRTTPCPSEPDAISYTVSIGMAERLPGEGADTLMRRADNALYDAKTMGRNCVSTQPIERLAGMATPPRMRISQAS
- a CDS encoding porin, giving the protein MRIIVERPRHVLAGVAAACALCTAHAQSSVTLYGIVDAYVARSVTPGTASSTALLGSGGMATSVWGLRGKEDLGGGRSAQFVLESFFRPDTGAAGRVATDPLFSRNAYVSLLDDNLGQLRVGRITNPYFLAAIRSNPFADSTTFAPVLLQSYIPNGSLNPSITGDTSWNNTVSYTTPELGGVSASAMYSFGEKAGDTSKNKFGFNALYIAGKVVAVASYIQLRFNATPDGDVNVPPGFGKQQAFLAGGSYDFGFVRAFAQYQRITTDATTDVRRNGGQAGVSIPLGRGSVLASYAYMRSTVGNAPQSRNTWTVGYDFNLSKRTDLYANYLSDRASGVSSGSLAAIGMRHRF
- the infA gene encoding translation initiation factor IF-1, with amino-acid sequence MAKEELIEFGGVVSEALPDNRYRVTLENGVEIWAYASGKMQKHRIRILAGDRVTLEMSPYDLTKGRINFRHKV
- a CDS encoding spinster family MFS transporter; the protein is MFSFIDRQILTLLIQPIRADLHISDTEISLLQGLAFTIFYSVLGLPLGRYADRGHRRNMIVGGLVVWSMMTISCGLAHNYTQLFLARIGVGVGEAALAPAAYSLICDAFRPQRRGAALGAYSSAIYLGIGMSIVVGGMVIALIKGADAVTLPLLGEVRSWQASFIYVGLSGLLAVPLLLTVREPARDSVMHARQQPPLRAGWDYARQHSKAFTAQLLGYAFLAMAAYAFGSWIPTFFIRNHGWLASQAGIQYGLAVSLFGTAGGVASGWLADRLLARGRRDARIAITLLVPLAWIPLVLGAVLASSAGAALVLAGAAAGFSSMANSLGPTTIQDIVPPWLRGQATAVFFFVINLVGLSVGPTAVALVTDHVFHADAMIRYAIPTVVVPSIALGWLLLAWGRRAYVAAC